Part of the bacterium genome is shown below.
CGCCGTCAAGAAATCGGCAGGGCTCCATCGCCGCGAACTCGAGATGCCGTCATCGGGGGCAGTGATAGCGCAGCCGGTACAGCGCGGGCTGTTCGAGGATATCAGTGAGGAGCAGCTCGTCCTGACCCGTGACCGCCAGCGACCACGCCGTGAACGGGAGGAACAGCCGGCACTCCAGCGTACCCGTGGGCCCGATCACATCGACGGCCTGCGCAGGGACGCGGTACTCCTCCGATCCGAGGCGCGCCGTCTTCGGAGCGACTGCCGTGAGCACGAACAGCCGCCCTGCGCCGTCCAGCTCGATGTCGTACGTGATCAGTTGAGCGTCACCAGCGGGCAGCGGCGAACGGCTCGTGACGTACTCCCTCATCGGAGGCGGATCGAACGCCAGCGGCCGCCGCAAGCTCCCTGCCCTCTGGCCGCTCGCCGTGAACCGTTCGACGTGCGGCTCGAACGGCCAGGCCACGACGATGCTCCCATCGCGCGGGTCGCGGGCGACGCGGACGTAGTTGCCGAGTATGGGGATCACCACGCCCTCGTACGGGCGCGCCGCTCCGAACTCGCCGATCGCCTCGCCCGAATCCAACGACACGACGGTGATCAGGGAGTCTCCGCGCAGCACGGGCCGGTTATCCATGAGCGCGAAGTTCTGGCCGAACGTTGCGGCGTACATCACCCGCCGTGTCGGATCGATCGTCGCATCCTGGGCGCCTCGCGCGTAGGGCATCGATCGAATGAACCTGCCGTCGCGATCCAGCGCCTGAATGCGTCCGTTCCCTTCATCCACGACCCAGAGCGTGTCGGCCACCCGCCCCAGCGCGCTGGGCTTCTTCAGCTCGCCGGGGCCGGAGCCGGCGGAGGCGAGCGTGTCGACCCGTGCCCCCCTGAACCGATAGAGCTCGGAATTCCCGCGGTCGAGCACGTACACCGCGTCATCCGGCCCCTGGATCACCGCGACCGGCTCGTACAGCTCGATGCCTGCCAGAGCGGAAAGGGTGTCCACCGAAAGCAAGCGCCCCTCGACGGCCGGAGCCCGCTCCGCGCCGCAGCCCGCTGCAAGAAGGCAGACAGCAAGGAAACGTGTCGCGCTCCGCTCCATCGATCAGTCGTCGGGATCCAGCGCTAACCTGTCGAGGAGAGCCCTGGTCTCCTTGCTCCCAGGGAGCGACAGGTCGTGCCAGTCACGAACCCTGTCGTCACACGTCGGCGTCCGCAGCGCGCCAGGCGGCCGGGACGCGGCTTCGGCGATCGTCCTCGCCGTGCCGCCGCTCGGGCCCGCGGAAGCGCAACTCCTGCCAACGCTGCTGCTCGCGGCGCAACCTCTCCTGCTCGCGCTGCCATCGCTCCTGCTGGCGCCGCAGCTCCCGCTCGAGGTCGCGCAGCGCGCGCTCGAGCGTGCGCTCCACGCTGCGTCCGATCCGGTCGATCTCGCGCCCATCCGGCACGACGTTGCGGAGCTCGCGCTCGACCTGCGGCGCCAGCTCGCGCCACAGCAGGCCGGGCAACGACTCGAGCCCGCCGCGCGGCACCTCGATCGTGTTGTCCGCGATGCGCGGTTGCGACCGGCGCAAGTCCCACCACGGCTGCCACCAGGGCCACCAATCCTCGTCCGTCGCGATGCGGCGCATGATGGCGCCCCACGCCGCGGCCGGCGCCGTCCCGCCCGTCGCTCGCACCGCGATCGGGCGCGGGCGGTCGAAGCCGATCCAGACCGTCGCTACGCGCCGCGTGGTGTAGCCCACGAACCAGGCATCGGTCCAGTCGTCCGTCGTGCCGGTCTTTCCGGCCGCGGGACCGCGGTAGCCCGCGCCGCGCACGGCGCGCCCCGTGCCTTCGTCGACCACGCCGGTGAGCAGCCGGGTCATCTCCCGGGCGACATCGGGATCCATCACCTCGCGCCGCGCGACCTCCGGCTCCCACAGCACGCGGCCGTCCGCGTCCTCGACGCGCAGCACGAAGCGCGGCGCGACGGCGTGGCCATCGCCGGCGAACGCGGTGTACGCCGACGTCAGCTCGAGCGGCGTCGCCTCCGCGATCCCCAGCGCGAGCATCGGCGTGTGCCGCAGCTCGCCGCGGAACCCCGCGCGCCGCGCCAGCTCCGCCACCTCGTCCGGACCCACGGCCTCGGCCAGACGCACCGCCGGCACGTTGCGCGAGTGGACCAGCGCATCCCGGAGCGTGACATAGCCGGTGAAGCGGCCGTCGTAGTTCTTCGGTTCCCAGACCTCGCCGTCGGCCACGAGGCGGTACGGGGTGTCTTCGAGCCAGTCATACGGGCGGTAGCCGCGGGCGAGTGCCACGGCGTACACGAACGGCTTGAACGTGCTGCCCGTCTGCCGGCGGCCGAGCACGGCACGGTTGTAGGCCGAATGTCCGTAGTCACGCCCGCCGACCAGCGCGAGCACGTCGCCCGTGCGGGCGTCCATCACGACGGCCGCGCCCTGGAGGTACTGCGTCTCGGCCGACGACGGGTCGTGCCGCGCGAAACGGGGGCCGGCGAACCGGCCGAACGCGCCACTCTC
Proteins encoded:
- a CDS encoding penicillin-binding protein 1A → MDRFSRPSPLDFLRNVLRARTVWIALILAGALAVLLWERCGIGGCPDVSRLASYQPGNASVLLDRNGRPFADLSPVRHRLVTLEDLPAYVPAAFIAVEDKRFYSHRGVDWRRVPAAAVANLRAGEIREGFSTITMQLARNVFADRLPPHERTLGRKLLEIRVARAIERRFTKEEILELYLNHIYFGGGAYGIEAAAQQYFGKSAKSLSLEQAALLAALPRAPSYYDPRRRPDEARARRDLVLSLMAEQGRIDAEEAEEAKGRPLRLAEARPARHRGLVAPYYVQVVRSLLEEKLGDGLYRKPLRITTAIDLEAQRAAEEELERQIRRVESGAFGRFAGPRFARHDPSSAETQYLQGAAVVMDARTGDVLALVGGRDYGHSAYNRAVLGRRQTGSTFKPFVYAVALARGYRPYDWLEDTPYRLVADGEVWEPKNYDGRFTGYVTLRDALVHSRNVPAVRLAEAVGPDEVAELARRAGFRGELRHTPMLALGIAEATPLELTSAYTAFAGDGHAVAPRFVLRVEDADGRVLWEPEVARREVMDPDVAREMTRLLTGVVDEGTGRAVRGAGYRGPAAGKTGTTDDWTDAWFVGYTTRRVATVWIGFDRPRPIAVRATGGTAPAAAWGAIMRRIATDEDWWPWWQPWWDLRRSQPRIADNTIEVPRGGLESLPGLLWRELAPQVERELRNVVPDGREIDRIGRSVERTLERALRDLERELRRQQERWQREQERLRREQQRWQELRFRGPERRHGEDDRRSRVPAAWRAADADV